Proteins from a genomic interval of Methanoplanus endosymbiosus:
- a CDS encoding HEPN domain-containing protein has product MDETIKIEGNWQIRKSGGYDINRDFPGLLTVKPYDYAVLECSIFRSGADGIGADRVYSPDGSKYCIINRVPLISGRGINGSEITLVNNRMVYKERLHSFPGREDSDSNILFLPEIVIDGYNFKDNDEIKFCRVVLVPDDFVNWVGFGHFSGDGDNGIIIYSSRDFKIKIKVCGGESEYNLVIEYPEEKILTDIISDLQVIQNMITFFMNKPAFFISITGEHEKNPYLSDYAGEKIMSSCTIYFNNNRLTNRKFTDYSRYGSFLISFDELEDFSGDIIGRWREFCENYVSMVRLYFSVVFNPEMYTENVFLGFTECIEIYHRKNDYFKDYTTDPEEYKERTDAVKRLLGEKHIFTKKVRESIVNTLKFGNKPNLENRLNDICDHFGVYLEAHIPDFKEFSSAVSVNRNYIAHRDAKEDFSYAEGTELCGFVAKLEMVIYVIFLHECGFEPEFIKIALSRFMKRKALECFG; this is encoded by the coding sequence ATGGATGAGACAATAAAGATCGAAGGAAACTGGCAGATCCGGAAATCCGGTGGTTATGATATTAACAGGGATTTTCCCGGACTTTTAACTGTTAAGCCATATGATTATGCAGTGCTTGAATGCAGTATTTTCCGCTCCGGAGCTGATGGTATTGGTGCAGATAGAGTGTATTCTCCGGATGGCAGTAAATACTGCATAATTAACAGGGTTCCTCTTATCTCCGGAAGAGGAATCAATGGTTCGGAAATAACCCTTGTCAATAACAGAATGGTCTATAAAGAGAGATTGCATTCTTTTCCTGGCAGAGAAGACAGCGACAGTAATATTCTTTTTCTCCCGGAGATTGTGATAGATGGTTATAACTTTAAGGATAATGATGAGATTAAATTCTGCAGGGTTGTGCTGGTTCCGGATGATTTTGTTAACTGGGTTGGTTTTGGGCATTTTTCCGGAGATGGTGATAACGGTATAATCATTTATTCTTCCAGAGACTTTAAAATAAAAATCAAAGTGTGTGGAGGTGAGTCTGAGTATAATTTAGTTATTGAATATCCGGAGGAGAAGATATTAACAGATATCATCTCTGATCTTCAGGTTATTCAGAATATGATCACATTTTTTATGAATAAACCGGCATTTTTTATTTCAATTACGGGAGAGCATGAGAAAAATCCTTATTTGTCTGATTATGCCGGTGAGAAAATTATGAGCAGTTGCACTATTTATTTTAATAATAACAGGCTTACGAACCGGAAATTTACTGATTATTCCCGTTATGGCAGTTTTTTGATTTCTTTTGATGAGCTGGAGGATTTTTCGGGAGATATTATTGGACGTTGGAGAGAATTTTGTGAAAATTACGTTTCAATGGTGAGGCTTTATTTTTCTGTTGTCTTTAATCCGGAGATGTACACAGAAAATGTTTTTCTGGGATTTACGGAGTGTATTGAGATTTACCACCGGAAGAATGACTATTTTAAGGATTATACTACTGATCCTGAGGAATATAAGGAAAGGACTGATGCAGTAAAGAGACTTCTTGGTGAGAAGCATATCTTTACAAAGAAGGTACGTGAGTCCATTGTAAATACCCTGAAGTTTGGAAATAAACCAAATCTTGAGAACCGGTTAAATGATATATGTGATCATTTCGGGGTCTATCTTGAGGCACATATACCGGATTTTAAGGAGTTTTCATCTGCTGTTTCGGTTAACAGGAATTATATTGCACACAGGGATGCTAAGGAAGATTTTTCATATGCAGAGGGGACTGAACTCTGCGGTTTTGTTGCAAAGCTTGAAATGGTAATATATGTGATATTTCTTCATGAGTGTGGTTTTGAACCGGAATTCATAAAGATAGCTTTGAGCAGGTTTATGAAACGAAAGGCTCTGGAATGTTTTGGTTGA
- a CDS encoding acetyl-CoA carboxylase biotin carboxylase subunit, whose translation MRYFNKILIANRGEIAIRVMRGCRELGIETVAVYSEPDKNSLHVKYADEAYPAGEAHPSKSYLNKEKIISIAKKCGAEAIHPGYGFLAENSEFARLCDEEGIAFIGPSYKTIEKMGSKLGSKHMVSSAGVPVLPYTHDGVRSIDEAKKISSEIGYPVIVKASAGGGGIGMQIVEDESGLEEAIEKGMRIARSAFGDETVFIEKYLVKPRHIELQILCDQQGNRVHLYDRECSIQRRHQKLVEEAPCPIMTDELREKMTGSALKVAEVSGYYNAGTVEFLYSNGEYYFMEMNTRLQVEHTVTEMVTGIDLVKQQIRVASGEDLAISQDDVKLHGHAIECRINAEDPLNNFTADPGKIVRYRSPGGPGIRVDSGIHMGYTIPPMYDSMISKLCSWGFDREESINRMRRAIYEYVILGVKTTLPLHHAIMNNSQFIEGKTHTHFLTEEHVKKNLAMYLREEETRMQTLAASMRLGKEAAAITAAVNVYVQNIRNNSDN comes from the coding sequence ATGAGATATTTTAATAAAATTCTTATTGCTAACAGGGGTGAGATTGCAATCCGTGTCATGCGTGGATGCAGGGAGCTTGGAATTGAAACCGTTGCAGTTTATTCTGAACCTGATAAGAATTCACTTCATGTAAAGTATGCAGATGAGGCATATCCGGCAGGTGAGGCGCACCCTTCCAAAAGCTACCTGAATAAGGAGAAGATAATCAGTATCGCAAAAAAATGCGGTGCTGAAGCTATTCATCCGGGATATGGATTTTTAGCGGAAAATTCAGAATTTGCAAGGCTCTGTGATGAAGAGGGCATTGCCTTCATAGGCCCGTCTTATAAGACCATTGAGAAGATGGGATCAAAACTTGGATCCAAGCATATGGTATCATCAGCAGGTGTGCCTGTGCTTCCATATACGCATGACGGTGTCCGCTCAATTGATGAGGCAAAGAAGATCTCCTCAGAGATAGGCTATCCTGTAATTGTCAAGGCAAGTGCCGGTGGCGGCGGCATTGGTATGCAGATTGTAGAGGATGAATCCGGCCTTGAGGAAGCAATAGAGAAGGGTATGAGGATTGCCAGATCTGCATTCGGAGATGAAACCGTTTTTATTGAGAAGTACCTTGTCAAGCCGAGGCATATCGAACTTCAGATCCTCTGTGATCAGCAGGGCAACAGGGTGCACCTTTATGACAGGGAGTGCTCAATTCAGCGAAGGCATCAGAAACTTGTGGAAGAGGCACCATGCCCCATAATGACCGATGAGTTAAGGGAGAAGATGACAGGGTCTGCACTGAAGGTCGCAGAGGTTTCAGGGTACTATAATGCAGGCACTGTTGAGTTCCTGTATTCAAATGGTGAATATTATTTTATGGAGATGAATACACGCCTTCAGGTCGAGCATACTGTCACTGAGATGGTTACCGGAATTGATCTCGTAAAGCAGCAGATACGGGTGGCCTCAGGTGAAGATCTGGCAATATCACAGGACGATGTTAAACTGCACGGCCATGCCATTGAGTGCCGGATTAATGCAGAAGATCCTCTGAATAACTTTACAGCTGATCCCGGAAAGATAGTCAGATACAGATCTCCGGGTGGGCCTGGCATCCGTGTGGATTCCGGAATTCACATGGGATATACAATTCCTCCGATGTACGATTCAATGATCTCAAAGCTCTGTTCATGGGGTTTTGACAGGGAAGAGAGCATTAACCGTATGAGAAGGGCAATATATGAATATGTTATTCTTGGTGTGAAGACTACCCTGCCGCTCCACCATGCAATTATGAATAACAGCCAGTTTATTGAAGGGAAAACACATACTCATTTCCTCACTGAAGAGCATGTTAAGAAGAATCTTGCAATGTACTTAAGAGAGGAAGAGACAAGAATGCAGACACTTGCAGCATCAATGAGGCTTGGTAAGGAGGCCGCTGCAATAACTGCTGCTGTAAATGTCTATGTTCAGAACATAAGGAATAATTCCGACAATTAA
- a CDS encoding glycine betaine ABC transporter substrate-binding protein encodes MIYKGIKKFSIIFLVCLAIVLAAGCTGTESSDKSNTGSAADSGSKEVVLVSTPYDTELSSGNVIKQVLDANGYDVDLKVVDVGLAFQGIASGSGDFFVGAWLPTCHGQYYDKYKDDMVLVSENMVGTRCGLVVPAYVDVNSIEELKDHSDIFDSAIVGIEPGAGIMKSTEIAAEEYGLDYEVSSGSEVAMCTALKSALDKKEPIVVTGWSPHWMFVKWDLKYLDDPENVYGGIEHITTFTREGFKDDYPELYEFLERYHWESSDMESIMLDVNEGMDVTEAASKWIKNNPDLVNEWLGK; translated from the coding sequence GTGATTTATAAAGGAATCAAAAAATTTTCAATAATCTTTCTGGTTTGTCTCGCTATTGTTCTGGCTGCCGGCTGTACCGGCACCGAATCATCAGATAAAAGCAATACAGGAAGTGCAGCAGATTCAGGCAGCAAAGAAGTTGTCTTAGTCTCAACCCCATATGACACCGAACTCTCAAGCGGAAATGTCATTAAACAGGTACTTGATGCAAACGGCTATGATGTTGACCTTAAAGTAGTCGATGTCGGGCTTGCATTTCAGGGGATAGCCTCAGGTTCCGGAGACTTCTTCGTAGGTGCCTGGCTGCCGACATGCCACGGTCAGTACTATGATAAGTACAAGGACGACATGGTTCTCGTCTCAGAAAACATGGTCGGCACAAGATGCGGACTTGTAGTCCCTGCATATGTTGATGTTAATTCAATTGAAGAACTAAAGGATCATTCTGATATATTCGATTCAGCAATAGTCGGAATTGAGCCTGGTGCAGGTATTATGAAGAGCACAGAGATCGCAGCTGAAGAGTATGGCCTTGACTATGAGGTTTCCTCCGGTAGTGAAGTTGCAATGTGTACTGCACTTAAATCAGCTCTCGATAAAAAGGAGCCAATTGTTGTTACAGGCTGGTCCCCCCACTGGATGTTTGTAAAATGGGATCTTAAATATCTTGACGATCCGGAGAATGTCTATGGCGGCATAGAGCACATTACAACCTTCACAAGAGAAGGGTTCAAAGATGATTATCCTGAACTTTATGAATTCCTTGAGCGTTACCATTGGGAATCATCCGACATGGAATCAATAATGCTTGATGTCAATGAAGGAATGGATGTGACTGAAGCCGCTTCAAAGTGGATCAAAAACAATCCTGACCTTGTAAACGAATGGCTTGGGAAATAA